A window of the Vigna angularis cultivar LongXiaoDou No.4 chromosome 3, ASM1680809v1, whole genome shotgun sequence genome harbors these coding sequences:
- the LOC108325867 gene encoding uncharacterized protein LOC108325867 produces MPVSGHEETGVKSYAGQFSGLIAGVPIKKRRFPSFQPSSSPVSEEPCSLSEETELQRKENSSTSQGSTLSNASIAGAPIKKRRFPFIQPFSSSLEEASRSEESDALRKEHSSTSPGSTLSTSSSSLSDANGIPALEDKKASTDVANANTGQSNSIFLIPKLEEPNLGTQSCTLDVRDSKETVLLSEDINKKLESQIIKGNPELLLAAKEGLALSIGTEVSKQNVKDICRKESPLVSGSTSLSLSLEEHLFPAVESVENDKSRLKIEKSESVSLELSLSKEDCSSHSLNTDAKTDRNKTPVHSNRANWDLNTTMDAWEESGTEAGLVKTCVDGLKITENLVVEKQLMCSTGMTRPTSVLSVKPVCEESQKKDFTFPSAMCGQQCKFGDSSNLSLTPFLQKYTEEPAKLSVKLNSGSSIPNVSLPSVALAAGDANTSSFRLVKPEPFDGNLKKELKEANTSTPGSLDSVTVKQELFPPIVVKCSKLSNVSSLMKADAVSVKQEVDHTGNQENSNAAVNKRDRLDKELQQGLDDSSPSLAMSIVPDTKISAEAACPQAKPGCTAQLSASENTVSQIENISSTNGDNVGKVCHGTCLNSEQDTIEAVTVPVVDNGSELKNSGLKISSASTEEKNAANRDACRLKLMNEPLAATRGSAEGCASDEEKITLSGDMLEDVSYGSDYESDENHAVTIPVDTERYVEDDDYEDGEVREPLDPSIAEDNICEVREVEHPDCSNFVNKQMEKGMVSGDCAAQYQVVENDNKTVIQSEINCEDAMDIEMHERSGKVVDKNVCLQESLEDEKSSIAAHGNKPVNVLQKKALDLVEGKNVSEALVTESLSNQATDGSNGVDVQCADEVVKTTDTVKQTDLELPNMELSANANDASKDVNNGGNPGRIIDLSRATSSSSPGKTRSISGRSQLSSRPARDVLSDALDGDKLQRGRDDVYIDGPHKFSRERHQDMSPRNSRLNFGRGRGRLNSRLDSVRSEWESDREFSGEFYNGPNQFRGPRPKYASAFANTDLEYNNVAPDGSYVGNGRLGRKPMSDGSYIAPRRRSPGGRDGIQIGHRNPRNISPNRCIGDGSDLVGVRHNDKFLRGLPEDNLDAMFTRPQTFEGMDGRFTRGSRNFSSMPRRGLPRMRSKSPIRSRSRSPGPWSSPRRRSPRRRSPDSFGGHPELNHRRSPFYRVDRMRSPDRPVFPAERVVRRHGSPSFMSRPSNDMRDIDSARDHGHPRSGRILIRNRRFDVVDPRDRTDNDDDYFGGPMHSGRLLELSGEGNGEDRRRFGERRGPVRTFRPPYNNNVGENFHLNAEEGPRHYRFCSDDSDFHERGGNNIRERDFDRRMKGRPGNVPPPRRTRNMDEQEENFRHGGGGGGGGGGGQVWSDDSFDDISRVKRKRF; encoded by the exons ATGCCTGTTTCAGGACATGAAGAG ACCGGGGTAAAGTCCTATGCTGGGCAGTTTAGTGGTTTAATTGCAGGTGTGCCTATCAAGAAAAGGAGGTTTCCTTCGTTTCAGCCTTCTTCCTCACCTGTGTCTGAGGAACCATGTTCTCTCTCTGAAGAAACTGAGTTACAACGTAAAGAAAATTCAAGCACTTCTCAAGGATCAACTTTATCAAATGCCAGTATTGCAGGTGCACCAATCAAGAAAAGAAGGTTTCCGTTTATTCAGCCTTTTTCGTCCTCTTTGGAAGAGGCTTCACGTTCAGAAGAAAGTGATGCCTTACGGAAGGAACATTCAAGCACCTCACCGGGTTCAACTCTTTCTACTAGTTCTTCTAGTTTATCTGATGCTAATGGAATCCCTGCGCTTGAAGATAAGAAAGCAAGTACTGATGTTGCCAATGCGAACACGGGGCAAAGCAACTCTATCTTCCTTATTCCGAAACTTGAGGAACCAAACCTTGGTACGCAATCGTGTACTTTGGATGTCAGGGATAGCAAAGAGACTGTGCTACTCAGTGAAGACATCAATAAAAAGTTGGAATCCCAAATTATCAAGGGCAATCCTGAACTCTTATTGGCTGCAAAGGAAGGTCTTGCTCTTAGCATTGGAACTGAAGTGAGCAAGCAAAATGTCAAAGATATTTGTAGAAAAGAGAGTCCTTTAGTTTCAGGAAGTACTAGTTTATCTTTAAGCTTAGAGGAACACCTCTTTCCAGCTGTTGAAAGTGTGGAGAATGACAAGAGTCGCCTAAAAATAGAGAAATCGGAATCTGTCTCACTGGAATTATCTTTAAGCAAGGAAGACTGCAGTTCTCACAGTTTAAATACTGATGCTAAAACTGATAGGAACAAGACTCCTGTTCATTCTAACAGGGCAAACTGGGATCTTAATACGACAATGGATGCATGGGAAGAATCTGGGACTGAAGCTGGCTTGGTTAAAACATGTGTTGATGGGCTGAAAATTACTGAAAATTTAGTTGTTGAAAAGCAGTTAATGTGTTCTACAGGGATGACCCGACCAACAAGTGTTCTATCTGTGAAGCCAGTGTGTGAAGAGAGTCAGAAAAAAGATTTCACTTTTCCATCAGCGATGTGTGGACAGCAATGTAAATTTGGTGACTCCAGTAATCTATCTCTTACTCCTTTTCTTCAGAAATATACTGAAGAGCCCGCTAAATTATCTGTTAAATTGAATTCTGGTAGTTCTATTCCCAATGTAAGCTTACCTAGTGTGGCGTTGGCAGCAGGTGATGCAAATACTTCTAGTTTTAGGCTGGTAAAGCCAGAACCGTTTGATGGGAACTTGAAAAAGGAATTGAAGGAAGCTAATACCTCTACGCCGGGTTCATTGGACAGCGTGACTGTGAAACAAGAACTATTTCCGCCTATCGTTGTAAAATGTTCTAAGTTGTCCAATGTTAGCAGTTTAATGAAAGCTGATGCTGTCTCAGTTAAACAGGAAGTAGACCATACAGGTAATCAGGAAAATTCCAATGCTGCTGTGAATAAAAGGGATCGGTTGGATAAAGAATTACAACAAGGATTGGATGACTCTTCTCCTTCATTGGCGATGTCTATTGTGCCTGATACAAAAATATCTGCCGAGGCAGCTTGTCCTCAAGCGAAACCTGGGTGTACAGCACAGTTATCAGCCAGTGAAAACACAGTAAGCCAGATTGAAAATATTAGTTCTACGAATGGAGACAATGTTGGGAAAGTTTGTCATGGAACTTGTTTAAATTCCGAGCAAGATACCATAGAAGCAGTTACTGTGCCTGTGGTTGATAATGGTTCAGAGTTGAAAAATTCTGGTCTGAAAATTTCTTCTGCTAGTACCGAGGAAAAAAATGCTGCCAATCGTGATGCATGCAGATTGAAACTCATGAATGAGCCTCTGGCTGCTACCCGGGGCTCTGCTGAAGGCTGTGCAAGTGATGAAGAAAAGATAACCCTGTCAGGTGACATGTTGGAGGATGTTTCTTATGGTTCCGATTACGAGTCAGACGAGAATCATGCTGTAACTATTCCTGTGGATACTGAGCGGtatgttgaagatgatgattatgAAGATGGTGAGGTTCGGGAACCACTGGATCCTTCCATAGCAGAGGACAACATATGTGAGGTAAGAGAAGTAGAGCACCCTGACTGTAGTAACTTTGTAAATAAGCAGATGGAGAAAGGAATGGTGAGTGGTGATTGTGCCGCTCAATATCAGGTAGTGGAAAATGACAACAAGACTGTAATTCAAAGTGAAATAAATTGTGAAGATGCTATGGACATTGAAATGCACGAGAGGTCTGGTAAGGTCGTTGACAAAAATGTGTGTCTGCAAGAATCATTGGAAGACGAGAAGTCCAGCATTGCTGCTCATGGCAACAAACCAGTTAATGTTTTGCAAAAGAAAGCATTAGATCTTGTGGAAGGTAAAAACGTCTCTGAAGCTCTGGTGACAGAATCACTTTCCAATCAAGCTACTGATGGAAGCAATGGGGTTGATGTCCAATGTGCTGATGAGGTTGTCAAAACAACTGACACTGTTAAACAAACTGATCTAGAATTGCCAAATATGGAATTGTCTGCAAATGCCAATGATGCATCCAAAGATGTTAATAATGGTGGTAATCCAGGTAGAATTATAGATCTGTCTCGAGCTACTAGTTCTTCATCCCCTGGTAAAACTAGGTCCATTTCGGGCAGATCACAACTGTCATCTCGACCTGCAAGAGATGTACTGTCTGACGCACTTGATGGGGATAAATTACAGAGAGGAAG AGATGATGTTTATATTGATGGCCCTCACAAATTTTCAAGAGAAAGACATCAGGATATGTCCCCTAGAAACTCTAGGTTGAATTTTGGGCGTGGTCGAGGAAGACTCAATAGTCGTCTAGACTCAGTTCGTAGTGAATGGGAATCTGACCGTGAATTTTCTGGCGAGTTTTATAATGGTCCAAATCAGTTCCGTGGGCCGAGGCCTAAATATGCATCTGCTTTTGCCAATACTGATCTGGAGTACAACAATGTTGCACCCGATGGCTCATATGTTGGGAATGGTCGATTAGGCAGAAAGCCGATGAGTGATGGCTCTTATATAGCACCAAGGAGGCGTTCACCAGGAGGTAGAGATGGCATCCAAATTGGTCATAGAAATCCAAGAAACATTAGTCCAAATAGATGTATTGGTGATGGTTCAGACTTGGTTGGGGTGAGGCACAATGATAAATTTTTGAGAGGTTTGCCTGAGGATAACTTGGATGCAATGTTCACACGGCCCCAGACATTTGAGGGAATGGATGGTCGGTTTACAAGGGGGAGTAGGAATTTTTCTTCCATGCCGAGAAGAGGCCTTCCTCGAATGCGTTCCAAATCACCCATAAGATCTAGGAGTCGCTCACCCGGTCCATGGTCATCTCCGAGAAGGAGGTCTCCTAGAAGAAGATCCCCTGATAGTTTTGGTGGACATCCGGAACTAAACCATAGAAGATCACCGTTTTACAGGGTTGACAGAATGAGGTCCCCCGATCGCCCTGTTTTCCCTGCAGAGAGAGTGGTGAGGAGACATGGTTCACCCTCGTTTATGTCAAGACCTTCTAATGATATGAGGGACATTGATTCTGCCAGGGACCATGGGCATCCAAGGTCTGGTCGAATTCTAATCAGGAACCGGAGGTTTGATGTTGTAGATCCTCGGGACCGCACGGATAACGATGATGACTACTTTGGGGGCCCCATGCATTCTGGTAGGTTACTCGAGCTTAGTGGTGAAGGAAACGGTGAGGACAGAAGAAGGTTTGGAGAGAGACGAGGACCTGTGCGTACTTTCAGGCCTCCATACAATAACAACGTTGGTGAGAATTTTCACCTTAATGCAGAAGAGGGACCTAGGCACTATAGATTCTGTTCAGATGATTCAGATTTTCATGAAAGAGGAGGCAACAACATACGGGAAAGGGACTTTGACAGGCGAATGAAGGGGCGACCGGGAAATGTGCCACCACCCAGAAGAACAAGAAATATGGATGAGCAGGAAGAGAACTTCAGacatggtggtggtggtggtggaggaggaggaggaggacaGGTTTGGAGTGACGACAGTTTTGATGATATTTCACGGGTGAAGAGGAAAAGATTTTGA